The following nucleotide sequence is from Coffea eugenioides isolate CCC68of chromosome 3, Ceug_1.0, whole genome shotgun sequence.
gtgacattgaatggattacatacaactggggcacaaaaatgagacagattcttatctcccatttccttagccagtTCAAAAATAGAGTCAtgtgattggtcctgaaaagatgagtcaaccagaagtggtgacccattaAGCACCAATGCTACAAGTAAGGAAGAAGtcttcttaaatttggtgttatttcgaggaattcatcatgaaatttctgcatgagttcaaacttgacgattaaagtttcttcacattgttgtatatgtgcactcttttctaaataaaagtgtggtttttctttgttcaagtaaatgggaaatcatctaaaccaatttttgcaatcaaatgggcccaaactggggcaaaatttttatttgcagaatttcgcaaaataagcccacacaggggcaaatatttttgtagtccaattgaggatttcgtccaagaatcaaaataatgcatttttcaaatcagtcacgctcattggagtgcacgtaagccctgtgcaggtattcacagttgaagtcgacaaaaagcatctggcgatgtggaaggccgatgccgaagaaagagaagaaagaagggaaaagggccctacactggggcaaattatttttgggaaaaagattctctcgaaaaatcagaaaaattcaaaaaatcaaaaaaaacaagttcaaaattttgtttcttggaaaatcaaatttaatttcttgtattttgacgaatcaaattcaatttcttcaccaattggatggcaggattgggtcttatcccactgaccattctaaaaatcacgttgggcctggatttcgtgccgccaacatttcaaaaatcacgttgggcctggactttgtgccgccaacttcacaaaatcacgttgggcctggacttcgtgccgccaacatttcaaaaatcaaattgggaccgggtttcatcccgccaatctcggcaggaccgggtataatcccgctgaccgctttttatcaaattgggaccgggtttcatcccgccaatctcggcaggaccgggtataatcccgctgaccgctttttatcaaattgggaccgggtttcatcccgccaatctcggcaggaccgggtataatcccgctgaccgctttttatcaaattgggaccgggtttcacaTCCCgccccgccaatctcggcaggaccgggtataatcccgctgaccgctttttatcaaattgggaccgggtttcattcCGCCAATCTCgacaggaccgggtataatcccgctgaccgctttttatcaaattgggaccgggtttcatcccgccaacctcggcaggatcgggtattatcccactggtcgatcatcatggcaggttcgggtttaatcccactgaccaattcattactggggcaaatctgtggatacattttcaaataaagtcttatacagttttcttcatacaatcccatttgaattttctatctctagtcaatcccaaatttacatttctgaccgggtctatcccgtgggtctatcccaattttaaatgtcggtccgggtctatcccgtgggtctatcccaattttaaaatttctgtccgggtctatcccgtgggtctatcccaatttaaatttctgtccgggtctatcccgtgggcctatcccaattttaaaatttctgtccgggtctatcccgtgggtctatcccaatttaaatttctgtccgggtctatcccgtgggtctatcccaattttaaatttctgttcgggtcagtcccgtttaaattcttgttcgggtcagtcccgttttaaatttcttgtctcAGTCAAGTCCTTGttaaaattttctttcaaaagaggtcagtcctcattttcAAAAATGGCAGTCGTTCGAGTCATTCGTGACCGAatgacacaggtaagtatttggtgtctacttctttgtctcaagtttttccaaaactcagacaaagaggggcacactgtagacaccaaatttttggtgtaatttcatttactttttattcctagtttttttatttgtcgtgttagctttttaatttttagtttctagttttatttttatctttaagTTTTTAGTATAGAATCttcgaaaagaaaaaaaagcattcaaaaaaatatgatttagtcatTTGTAAATTagattcaatgctttcttgaaagtgaaaaaaaaaaaagaaaaaagtgaaaaaatgatgaaaaaggaaaatgtagaaaaagattgaaaaatggccatttttgttgtttttagttgtttagttttttaaattattttcattattattattattattattacctggtttttggcaatttgttattattattattatttatatttttattaatttttgtattagtgtttttcaaaaaaaaaaaaaaaaaaaaaaaaaaaatacgcGACATGGTTgctgcgtttttcgcagcttTGCAAGGAGGGGCTTCGGGCAGACCTGGGGCTGCAAATACAAGAGAAAGGACAGAGGTTTAGGGCGAGCgggatataaatagaaaagaggAAGCTATAGCCGCAAAGGGGGCTGACGGGATAGAACAAAAAAAACACAGCAAGGGAAAGGGGGGAGGATTGAGGAGAGAGTTACGGGAAGAAAGAGTAAGAACGGCTAAGGAGAGAAAAACTGGAGAGGAGAAAGATCTTGAGAGCAAGGAAGAGACCATAGGAAGAAATGACGGTTGGGCTAAGCAGAAAGAGAACGGAGGAGAGAAACGAGAACGGAGGGGTTTCCATTTGAGAGTTTTGAAAGACCAAAAGAGAGAGACAACTGAGATAGAGTGAAATAGAAAGAAGAGGTGACGGCGTAAAAGGGAGGCCGCAATAGGAGAGGAGAGGATAAGAGTAAGGGATCGGATGAGCAGGAAAATTGACAGGATAGCTTGCTCTGAGGTGACCGAAATCATCTCCAAGTCCAATAGATCGAAGCCTAAAACCGCTGCGGAAAAATTTCTGGGCTTCGTTCCAGCAATGTCCATGTCTTACTTGAAACGCCTTGCCTTCATTTGATCACGCTAGCACCCTCAATTCGGTCGGATCGCAGTTGCAAGCTCCAGACCAGCCGAGGCAGAAATTTCTGCTGCGAAGTTTCTTTGGTTCGTTCAAGTGAACGTCGAGCCCACCTTGGGGAATTTCCACGTTCGTTTGAGGCCCAAGGCCGTTGAAAGGTATCCCATGTTTCCAAGCGTAACAAGCATGCCAAAATGTTGTTTCATTCGTTCCTGCCGTTTGCATTCCTCTTGCTGTTTCCATCTAGAGATTTCTCTCCATGTTTTCTTGTGATTGTATGCATTATTCGTGTGAATGAGTTTGGGTATGGTTGAGGGTTGTATGAAGGTCCTACCTTGTTTCTGAATTTGGCTATTTGGATAAAAATGATTGCTGCAAACTAATCCACGAAGTgcggaatttttttttcctctttctcgGTTTGCTGAGGTGGGTTTTAAGCCatggaaatttctgttttcttGTGTTTTGCTGTAAAAGGAGTAGATCAATGCTTGAGAATATTCGACTAATGTTGGACTTCTTTGTTTGAGCAAGTTTGCCGAATGTTTTGCTTCCATGTTTTCCTTATCTCTTCTGGTTTGTTGGAAGGAGGATTCTCGGTGGTGTCTCGGTGATTTTTTGCTAGGAGATTAGAGAGGACGTTGAATTGATTGGCCTTGTTGAGTAATGTCTTTTGGGTCCATTTTTCATGGCACAACATTCATGTAAATCTTGGCATTGGTGAACCCAAAGAGCTGTAGAAAGTTTCAATTGCAGGAGAATGTTTTCAGTTGCATAATGTTTTCTTCATtacttttgctgcattttatgctCAGTTTTGGAATAGATCTCTTGAGATATAGATGATTCTGTTTGAGATCAACAACATGAGATGTGAGTCATGGCATAGAGAAGGGGGGATTTGGGGGATAAATCTTTTGAAATATCGTGTTGTTCGCAAGCATGCTTCGGCTGCTTAGGGAAACATTCGGCAAGTCTTGTTGCTGAAATCTTATGCTCATATGttgcatgaaacttgcatgAATCTCTCTTAGGATCTGCTTTGTTAAGAAGTGTTttatacatttttcaattagaGTTAGCTCAAATTTTGTTTGTTGAAGGATTATAGATGAAGTTTGCGGCTGGAATTTGTAgccttttgttgcagaaaatcTTCATCAGAAATGTTTTCTTGTTGCAGACCATCCCACGTAGCTTGCATGTTTTTTTGCATGAGAATAACCCctgaaaattacactttaacccctcaagttcCTCCTTGACCCACTATGACCCAGAAATTGGAAGGATTAATCAATTTAGCCCATGAGATTTTGCAGCAATGCTACAAAGACCCGTTTGCCTTTCAATCGTTTGCATCCAAGTTCTAAAGTGTTTGCAATCTGAGCTATTACTCGCTTTTGTCTTTGCcctttgaagttcttgaaagtgTTTCATTAAGCTTGAGTgctttgttaatatttgcaatttggtccttgacggctttaattttacaacttcattgcttgtttgtttcgaTTTATTaatatgctttgtttcaattgaatttaaatcataactttagggactttatggctaagtgagctttgttttgcccatttcctttaatttttcttaaataaagtggtgccttgacctttttattattttggagggtaattgaataatttcacctcattggggcgtcaagtcgagggaggtacactctatccctcatttgcactacatttgatcttacgtgctcctacgtgttatgtgaatatgcatgcctacctCGCTTTcctacctccttgcgtgcatttacttgctttttacttttatttaagtttttatggggtatgtgtacacctcttggcttgtaatagatagggctcggagagcatcttgtccatttcccccttcccctttatgcttttatggggtatgcgtacacctcttggcttgtaatagatagtgctcggagagtatctggtccacttccccttccccttggttgcttgtgtttgttgctacatgtttaattgctttattaggctcttgcatctagtcgagcatgctaaatgctatgtgctatgtgtttacgagtattttggcatgtctacttgctttcatagccatgaatgaatggaatggatgaatgtacgtttccgctagtccaacgctagtcggaattcatagaatgggctagtccaacgctagacccttagggatttcccctcgttagcacatcatttgcttgttcaccacatatcatgcatttttcttagttttatcacttggcatgctcctcgaaccccccttttccttcattttaggattttttgcatttcatgctagttacagggttcatttgcttgagagtccccttaaatatgggatatagacgagtgtggctttttctaaagccttagcacgcttatatcctctctataaaagggcaaattgagtcacgatttaggtctccccgtcccaatatgcatgaattccctaggctcatgcattctaagTCCACtccatcattacactttcactttttctctcatttgcacacgtacacctttttatcctttcacttgcacatgaacacttttcctcccatttttgcacacgtgcacccttgagtttcttcacttgcacacgaacacttttatcattacttgcacacatgcacttcatattatcatttcacataccgtacatCGCCCACTCACGAGCAcactttcatttacatatttattttcttttattactttttcaaactcacatTGCAcgcatgcattccattcatttgcatcccacttgcattattcgtgacttcttcaaaggattggtattgggcttcacaattaatgtgattggcaccactcaacctttgaagggaaatttcccccaattcccctaggtctagggtttgcattcatgtagggcactcaaatgtaataaattctttggttaaaacaagaaaatctttgattaaatcaacgcaactagccttggctaggtcaaaggggtgccttggattctatccttgccttcccctttgtcaaacgtgactcccgaacctttttctttggtttacgtagactaggagtcgttttaaaaagggtttattactacttgactttaaaaactcatttttgggtgacttggtacaccttaaaccattaccaagtggcgactccaaacttttcatttcaaaaccctttttaaaactattttttggccaaatcgtcgctttccaaagtcccatggcctttacttttactttgcacacgttcacacaccacacttcacacccATACATTCGacgatcgaaaagtggggcgcgacaggaaTAATAAGCAATTCAACAACAGGAGCAGTGAGCCTATAGTGGTGGTGAATAAGGCACTAATGGCATGGAATGAGTTTCAGCTGGCACAAGGGGGGGAGCAAAACATGACAATTTGGCAGTGGGAGAGCAGGAGAAGGGCAGGAGATGGGTTGCACCGCAAGCTGGCTGGATCAAGCTCAATACTGATGCAGCTTTGGACCAAAAGCGTAACAAGGCAGGGTGGAGTGTAGTGGCCAGGAACAGCTTAGGGGAATTGGTAGGATCATAGGCGAGGCCAACTGAAGGCTGTGCTGAGGCACAGGTGGAGGAAGCTCTGGCAATAAGAGAAGCTATGGTATTAGCCAAACGAATGGGATGGAGGAAAGTGGAGCTGGAATCGGACTGTAAGTTAGTAGTGGACAAGATCAATGCAAGGGAGGAGGAAGTCAGCATAGCCACAATTCAGTTGGATATTTGGAGACTGATGAAAGATTTTGATAAATGTTGTTGTTCCTATACTAGAAGGAGCAACAACTATGTAAGTCACTATTTAGCAAAGTTTGCTATAACACTGATTGATGTAGCTGAATGGAAGCTTAGCTTCCCAGCGTGGTTGCTTGAGTTAGCTCAAGCTGATCTACAGGAGCAGTTGCTCTGATTTTGTATCCGGT
It contains:
- the LOC113766078 gene encoding uncharacterized protein LOC113766078, which codes for MAWNEFQLAQGGEQNMTIWQWESRRRAGDGLHRKLAGSSSILMQLWTKSVEEALAIREAMVLAKRMGWRKVELESDCKLVVDKINAREEEVSIATIQLDIWRLMKDFDKCCCSYTRRSNNYVSHYLAKFAITLIDVAEWKLSFPAWLLELAQADLQEQLL